A portion of the Acidobacteriota bacterium genome contains these proteins:
- a CDS encoding carboxypeptidase regulatory-like domain-containing protein codes for MRRVVLTCVIACVASAALWAQAVRQQPSRDTRVTTGIVGEIAGLIVTDEETSQPVRRALVRAIASNGDPVSAYTDAKGRFVFPDLPLGTYTIEASKPGFVRTAFGARRHDRPGTPVNLTDVQRSQNLQMRMARGGVITGRIVDEYGQPASGTNVRAQLVRTVNGERTLSNVPMAGALFGESTDDRGVYRLYGLPAGDYVISATPRYSAWGDIRRMTETDISAAQQAMKQPAAADAPVEPPVTMGYTAVFYPGALTAAQAGVITLKTGEERSGVDVSVQFVRTASIDGVVVGPGSVRLEAVELLMMPRLSASGSAMIVNISSANRRVGPDGKFSFTGITPGAYTISARVNQEGAPPLWASADVDIDGQPVSGVTLALQEGMTIVGHMAFEADGVDPPTLFTRARVNLIPAEGNAMIGMGANTTQVSASGGVSIKGVPPGRYRVSANFNTPEANWILKSAVIKGKDALDTPFELAAGDTITDAVFTFTNRTQALSGTLQDASKRPAPDYTVVLFPADRALWGSTRRVRSTRPGTDGKFAFANLPAGAYRIAAVTDIGAEELRDPALLEELAAASIAFVLGDGEKKVQDLRIASGG; via the coding sequence ATGCGTCGCGTCGTGTTGACCTGTGTGATCGCCTGCGTGGCCAGCGCAGCCCTGTGGGCGCAGGCGGTACGTCAGCAACCCTCGCGCGACACGCGCGTGACCACCGGGATCGTGGGCGAAATTGCCGGCCTCATCGTCACCGACGAAGAGACGTCGCAGCCTGTGCGGCGGGCGTTGGTGCGGGCGATTGCATCCAACGGTGACCCCGTCAGCGCGTATACCGACGCCAAGGGACGATTCGTGTTTCCGGACCTGCCGCTGGGCACCTACACCATCGAAGCCTCGAAGCCAGGGTTTGTGCGCACGGCGTTTGGGGCGCGGCGACATGACCGGCCCGGCACTCCCGTGAACCTCACGGATGTCCAGCGATCGCAGAACCTCCAGATGCGGATGGCCAGAGGCGGCGTCATCACGGGCCGCATCGTGGATGAATATGGCCAGCCTGCATCAGGCACCAACGTGCGCGCGCAGCTGGTGCGCACGGTCAACGGCGAACGCACGTTGTCGAACGTGCCCATGGCCGGCGCCCTCTTCGGCGAAAGCACGGACGACCGCGGCGTCTATCGCCTCTACGGCCTGCCGGCGGGCGACTACGTCATCTCAGCCACACCACGCTACTCCGCCTGGGGCGATATCCGCCGGATGACCGAGACCGACATCTCCGCGGCGCAGCAGGCCATGAAGCAGCCGGCTGCCGCAGACGCGCCCGTGGAACCTCCCGTCACGATGGGCTACACGGCCGTGTTCTACCCGGGCGCGCTCACAGCCGCGCAGGCCGGCGTCATCACGCTGAAAACCGGAGAAGAGCGATCGGGCGTGGACGTGTCCGTACAGTTCGTACGCACCGCGTCGATCGACGGAGTGGTGGTCGGACCAGGATCGGTCCGGCTGGAGGCGGTAGAACTCCTGATGATGCCGCGCCTGTCGGCCAGCGGCTCGGCCATGATCGTCAACATCTCGTCGGCCAACAGGCGCGTGGGCCCCGACGGCAAGTTCTCCTTCACGGGCATTACACCGGGTGCGTACACGATCAGCGCCCGGGTGAATCAGGAGGGCGCTCCGCCCCTGTGGGCAAGCGCCGACGTGGACATCGACGGCCAGCCAGTCAGCGGCGTCACACTCGCCCTGCAGGAAGGCATGACCATCGTCGGGCACATGGCGTTTGAAGCGGACGGTGTGGACCCACCGACGTTGTTCACCCGCGCCCGCGTGAACCTCATTCCGGCTGAAGGCAACGCCATGATCGGCATGGGCGCCAACACAACGCAAGTCTCCGCCTCGGGCGGCGTCAGCATCAAAGGTGTCCCGCCAGGCCGCTATCGCGTCAGCGCCAACTTCAATACGCCGGAGGCCAACTGGATTCTGAAGTCGGCGGTCATCAAAGGCAAAGACGCATTAGACACGCCGTTTGAACTCGCAGCCGGTGACACCATCACCGACGCCGTCTTCACGTTTACCAACCGGACGCAGGCGCTGTCGGGCACACTGCAGGACGCCTCCAAGCGCCCCGCGCCCGACTACACCGTGGTGCTCTTCCCGGCGGACCGGGCGCTGTGGGGATCAACCCGTCGTGTTCGTTCCACGCGCCCCGGTACCGATGGCAAGTTCGCGTTTGCCAACCTGCCGGCCGGCGCGTATCGCATCGCCGCGGTCACCGATATCGGCGCCGAAGAACTCCGCGACCCAGCGCTGCTCGAAGAACTCGCCGCCGCGTCGATCGCGTTTGTTCTGGGTGATGGCGAGAAAAAGGTCCAGGACCTTCGAATCGCGTCTGGGGGATAG
- a CDS encoding carboxypeptidase regulatory-like domain-containing protein yields the protein MVGTSVGAIQVGAMNGTAVGAMAGAQVVVSSSGASMTTTVTEMIGPGVSGGTKPMEIGTGVVMGRVVEADGTSPVAGTIVTLSLPGFAPQRVLTDGQGRFAYRGLPKGSFSLTASRPGFVDGAHGRLRPGGTPMAVEITDTLRTSTADIMVWRHAAIAGTVLDENNEPLVGAPVRALRRDYTGGRRRLTDSGFDTTDDRGQFRMGSLEPGEYVVVLPFTQRPSLDSMMRGMREAERSMSSGASGTFSVAAVRIEGAPLSGGGGGGNMTFMTTSDGGVPPAGTDADGQPLTYQTEFYTGALSASRAVAITVQPGEERTAVDFTLTPVRALSITGMVVGPDGPAANTQLQLIPADAEDLVSPIEAATATTDANGQFEFTGVPAGQYVLRAQRTPRFVGGAGERISFTSLGGEQVRMITQEVVAARPAGAAPLPAEPTLWAEVPVGVGTRALAGMTVSLREGLSVSGNVVFQGGTAQPTAEARGGISITLEPADGRTAGMVGNARGRVDETGSFKTMGVPAGKYILRVSNAPQGWTLRSATFGGRDITETAVELKDESAGGVLLSFTDRPSEMTGTVRDASGNPDATASVIVFPVDPSGWVDTGSQPRRIKTSRTGKDGTFKIGPLPPGEYHVVAIGGSAPRTWQDPAYLDTVSRSATQIRIGDADARAVTLTSVKGPS from the coding sequence TCGGCGCAATGAACGGCACCGCGGTCGGCGCAATGGCCGGCGCACAGGTGGTCGTGTCGAGCTCCGGCGCCAGCATGACGACGACCGTGACCGAGATGATCGGGCCCGGCGTGAGCGGCGGGACCAAGCCCATGGAGATCGGCACAGGCGTGGTCATGGGCCGGGTCGTCGAGGCTGACGGCACAAGCCCGGTGGCCGGCACGATTGTCACGTTGTCGCTGCCGGGGTTCGCGCCCCAACGTGTGCTGACCGACGGACAGGGGCGCTTCGCATATCGCGGTTTGCCGAAGGGGAGCTTCTCGCTCACCGCATCGCGGCCGGGCTTTGTGGATGGCGCACACGGGCGGCTGCGGCCCGGTGGTACTCCCATGGCGGTGGAGATCACCGATACGTTGCGCACCAGCACCGCCGACATCATGGTGTGGCGTCATGCGGCCATCGCCGGCACGGTGCTCGACGAAAACAACGAGCCGCTGGTGGGCGCACCCGTGCGGGCGCTGCGCCGCGACTACACCGGTGGCCGACGCCGGCTGACCGACAGTGGCTTCGACACCACCGATGACCGCGGACAGTTCCGGATGGGATCGCTCGAGCCCGGCGAATATGTCGTGGTGTTGCCGTTCACACAGCGTCCCTCACTCGACTCCATGATGCGCGGCATGCGGGAAGCCGAACGCTCGATGAGCAGCGGCGCAAGCGGCACTTTCTCCGTCGCTGCTGTGCGCATCGAAGGTGCGCCCCTCAGCGGGGGCGGAGGCGGCGGGAACATGACGTTCATGACGACATCGGACGGGGGTGTGCCCCCAGCCGGGACCGACGCCGACGGACAGCCACTCACCTACCAGACCGAGTTCTACACCGGCGCACTCTCGGCATCGCGGGCCGTCGCCATCACCGTGCAGCCCGGCGAGGAACGGACCGCGGTTGATTTCACGCTGACACCGGTGCGCGCACTGAGCATCACCGGTATGGTCGTGGGCCCCGACGGCCCGGCCGCCAACACGCAGCTGCAATTGATTCCAGCCGACGCAGAAGATCTCGTGTCACCCATCGAGGCAGCCACTGCCACCACGGACGCCAACGGTCAGTTCGAATTCACCGGCGTACCGGCCGGACAATACGTGCTTCGCGCGCAGCGCACACCACGTTTTGTCGGTGGCGCCGGTGAACGGATCTCGTTTACGTCGCTCGGCGGCGAGCAAGTGCGCATGATCACGCAGGAGGTGGTGGCCGCACGACCGGCCGGCGCCGCCCCCCTGCCGGCCGAGCCGACGCTCTGGGCCGAAGTGCCGGTGGGTGTCGGGACGCGGGCGTTGGCCGGCATGACGGTGTCTCTGCGCGAGGGACTCTCGGTCAGCGGCAATGTGGTGTTCCAAGGTGGCACCGCACAACCGACGGCGGAAGCCCGTGGCGGCATCAGCATCACCCTGGAGCCGGCGGACGGCCGCACGGCAGGCATGGTCGGTAACGCCCGCGGACGCGTGGACGAAACGGGCTCGTTCAAGACGATGGGCGTCCCGGCCGGGAAGTACATCCTGAGGGTCAGCAATGCGCCGCAAGGATGGACGCTGCGGTCGGCTACGTTTGGCGGACGCGACATCACTGAAACCGCTGTTGAACTGAAGGACGAAAGCGCCGGGGGCGTTCTGCTCTCGTTCACCGACCGGCCATCCGAGATGACCGGCACCGTGCGCGACGCGTCGGGCAACCCCGATGCGACGGCATCGGTCATCGTGTTCCCGGTGGATCCGTCGGGTTGGGTGGACACGGGATCGCAGCCGAGACGGATCAAGACGTCTCGCACCGGCAAAGACGGCACCTTCAAGATTGGTCCGCTCCCGCCGGGTGAATATCACGTGGTCGCCATTGGAGGGTCGGCGCCGCGGACCTGGCAGGATCCCGCGTACCTCGACACGGTGTCGCGCAGCGCCACGCAGATCCGCATCGGTGACGCCGACGCGCGCGCCGTGACATTGACTTCCGTGAAAGGACCTTCGTAA